Proteins from a genomic interval of Polyodon spathula isolate WHYD16114869_AA chromosome 1, ASM1765450v1, whole genome shotgun sequence:
- the tmem184c gene encoding transmembrane protein 184C, with amino-acid sequence MPCTCGNWRRWIRPLFVVLYILGLLVVLPLCVWELQKSEVGTHTKAWFIAGIFVFMTIPISLWGILQHLVNYTQPELQKPIIRILWMVPIYSLDSWIALKYPNIAIYVDTCRECYEAYVIYNFMIFLQNYLSNQYPSLVLMLEAKEQQRHLPPLCCCPSWPMGEVLLFRCKLGVLQYTVVRPFTTIIALICELCGVYDEGNFSSKNAWTYLVIFNNLSQLFAMYCLVLFYKALREELNPIHPVGKFLCVKMVVFVSFWQAVFIAFLVKVGIISESHTWDWDSVEAVATGLQDFVICVEMFLAAIAHQYSFTYKPYVQEAEEGSCFDSFLAMWDVSDIRADISEQVRNVGRTVLGRPRKMYFAEEQEHNEHTSLLSGGSQEPATDVSSMPPSPTGHYQGLGQTTMTPHSLSAPAGLFNSANDAQYEDFPNSLPQDTKELPDQDNHTES; translated from the exons ATGCCTTGTACTTGTGGCAACTGGAGGAGGTGGATTCGTCCCTTGTTCGTGGTTTTGTATATTTTGGGGCTGTTGGTGGTTCTTCCATTATGTGTCTGGGAGTTGCAGAAATCTGAG GTTGGAACGCACACCAAAGCATGGTTTATTGCTGGGATCTTTGTGTTTATGACAATACCAATATCACTTTGGGGGATCCTGCAGCATCTCGTAAACTATACTCAGCCTGAACTGCAGAAACCCATAATCAG GATATTATGGATGGTGCCGATATACAGTTTGGACAGT TGGATTGCATTGAAATATCCAAACATTGCAATATATGTGGACACCTGCAGAGAGTGCTATGAAGCCTATGTAATTTACAACTTTATGATCTTTCTTCAAAACTACTTGAGCAACCAGTATCCCAGTCTGGTGTTAATGCTGGAAGCCAAAGAACAGCAGAGACATCTCCCCCCTCTGTGCTGCTGTCCGTCATGGCCCATGGGAGA GGTGCTGCTGTTCAGATGCAAGCTTGGGGTGCTGCAGTACACAGTTGTCAGACCTTTCACCACTATTATAGCACT aattTGTGAGCTATGTGGAGTGTATGATGAAGGAAACTTCAGCTCCAAAAATGCTTGGACCTACCTGGTGATTTTCAACAATTTATCACAACtg TTTGCCATGTACTGCCTTGTGTTGTTTTATAAGGCGCTGAGGGAAGAGTTGAACCCTATCCATCCAGTTGGGAAATTCCTGTGTGTGAAAATGGTTGTCTTTGTGTCCTTCTG GCAAGCTGTTTTTATTGCGTTTCTGGTTAAAGTTGGGATTATTTCTGAATCTCACACCTGGGACTGGGACAGTGTGGAAGCTGTTGCAACAGGCTTGCAG gacTTTGTCATCTGTGTGGAGATGTTTCTTGCTGCGATAGCTCACCAATACAGCTTCACATATAAACCTTATGTACAAGAAGCTGAGGAGGGCTCATGTTTCGACTCCTTTCTTGCCATGTGGGATGTTTCTGACATTAGAGCTGACATATCGGAGCAAGTGCGCAATGTTG ggAGAACAGTTTTAGGCCGCCCTCggaaaatgtattttgcagaAGAACAGGAGCACAATGAGCACACCAGCCTTCTGTCCGGTGGATCCCAGGAGCCTGCTACAGATGTCTCTTCTATGCCACCTTCCCCCACGGGCCACTATCAGGGACTTGGGCAGACCACTATGACTCCTCACTCTTTATCAGCGCCTGCAGGGCTCTTCAACTCTGCTAATGACGCACAATATGAAGATTTCCCAAATTCACTGCCTCAGGATACTAAGGAACTTCCGGATCAGGACAATCACACAGAGTCCTGA